A stretch of Camelina sativa cultivar DH55 chromosome 18, Cs, whole genome shotgun sequence DNA encodes these proteins:
- the LOC104762364 gene encoding putative non-specific lipid-transfer protein 14: MMKSFYPVMSLFLLLLSATCSATVQNAADCAAVGTLVSSCTKFVNYGYPDPIPGSSCCDAMTVIGTYSDSSDKRKWLCNCFMELINVYNSNATAISTLSGFCGVVLGFTIDPNTDCNFIQ, from the exons atgatgaaatCATTCTATCCGGTGATGTCTCTCTTCTTATTACTATTGTCGGCTACATGTTCAGCGACGGTGCAAAACGCTGCGGATTGTGCGGCGGTGGGAACGCTGGTCTCGTCGTGCACGAAGTTTGTAAACTACGGTTACCCGGATCCGATACCAGGGTCGAGCTGCTGCGATGCGATGACGGTGATCGGGACCTACTCTGATTCGTCGGATAAGAGAAAGTGGCTCTGTAATTGCTTCATGGAACTCATCAATGTCTATAACTCTAACGCCACCGCCATTTCTACGTTATCTGGTTTCTGCGGTGTTGTTTTGGGTTTCACCATCGACCCTAACACCGATTGCAACTT CATTCAGTGA